A region of the Nitrospirota bacterium genome:
ATATACGACCTGTATGAAAGGTCTCCTTTTGAGTATCTATTTACGCAGTTCAGGGTTATTTTTACATATATCAGACTGCTGTTTCTGCCTGTCAATCAGATAGTGGTCTATGATTTTAAGCCGTCGCTGTCATTTTTTGATTTTCGTGTAATACTGTCATTGCTGCTGCTTTTGTCTATTGCAGGATTTGCGCTGTATATGTGGAGAAAGGCAGATTCCAAAAGTCCTGAGCAGTCTGCCGAATATAAACTTGTTTCACTTGGGATACTTTGGTTTTTTGTCGCCCTTTCCGTTGAATCGTCTTTTATTCCTATTAAAGACATAATATTTGAGCATCGTATTTATCTGCCGAGTGTCGGTTTTTTTGCGGCAGTGTCTGTATTAATAATAAGGCTTGCAAAAAAATTTCTGCCGGAGCCGTTCAGCCCTGCCAAATTTACGGCAATTGTGATGGTTATTGTAATACCACTGTCCGTAGGCACATATTTAAGAAACAGGGTCTGGACCAATGAAGTGATGTTCTGGGATGATGTGGTAAAGAAATCCCCTGACAAGGCAATGGGGTATAATAACAGGGGGAATGCCTATGGGAAAATTGGCAGGTATGACCTTGCGCTTCCTGACATAGAAAAGACAATTAGTTATTTCCCTACCGACCCCAATGCCAAGCTGTCATGGGAGCAGGCTGATTTTACACCAAACAACATGGCAAAGACCTTTATGAACAGGGGGCAGATATACTATTCGCTCGGTGATACTGTGCGGGGTGAAGCTGACTTTGACATGGCGAAACAGATTTTAATGGGAGTAACCCTGAATGTAGAAGAGATACTCAAAAAGGGTGACATGTTTACCAAGCATAAAGATTACAGGAGTGCGCTGGAGGAATATAACAAGATTCTTGCAGTTTTCCCGGATAATGTCAGCGCACTCAATGACAGGGGCAATGCGTATTCGCAAAGCGGGCGCTATAAAGAGGCTATCGCTGATTTTGACAGGGCGATAGAGCTGAATCCGGATTTTGCAATGGCATACCACAACCGCGGCATAGCATTTATATGGTTAGGAGACAAGACAAAGGCTCTGAAAGATTTTAGGATAGGCTGCGCCAGGGGATTTCAGCCTGCATGCGCAAGCATTAGTGTAGTAGAAAACGGCGGACATAAACAGGGAGGAAATTAAATGGCAAAAGTATTGATTATTAAACTCGGGTATTCAGAAACAATAGATATTGAAATAAGCCGCTCTACAAGTCTGGGCGATGTCCTGAGGACCACAGTGATACTTTATCCGTTTGCCAAGGACCATGTCACATGGCTTGTGGACGAAGCCGCATATCCTCTGCTTGAGGGCAATCCCTATATCAAAAGGATTCTGATTTATGATCTTACTACTGTGCTTCAGCTTCAGAGGGAGAAGTTTGATACAGTAATAAACCTTGAGAAGGTTCCGGGTTTATGCGCCCTTGCAGACTCAATTACCGCCTGGAGAAGATACGGTTTCAGGTTTGATGAGAACAAGGGCGAGGCTGAGGCATATGACAGGTGTGAATGTATATTTTCAATGTGCAAGGACGCCTCGCTGAAGAGGGCGCATAAGGAAAGCTGGCAGGAGTTCCTCCTTCAGGTCATAGGCGCAAAATGGGAAGGACAGGAATATATTCTGGGCTATCAACCAAAGAGCAAAGAAACTTATGACGTTGGGCTTAACTGGGCCGTTGGCACTAAGTGGCCCAATAAGGCATGGCCCAGGGAATACTGGGAAAGACTTAA
Encoded here:
- a CDS encoding tetratricopeptide repeat protein, which encodes MNKSAIINFIKGHIKLSVVILFLLTGLLIYSNAIIDGIFIFDDSEYILGNPIIQSLSYFNLSDPRQVGYLSFALNYALGGENPVWYHLINVLIHIINAVIVFLLVRLILNIADPENADADRWRDAAAFLAGIIFLMHPIQTQAVSYAAQRFTCLSTLFYVLSVYLYLLARERLEKNQHDNSAYASYGISLLSAALAMRTKEIAFTIPFMIAFFDFILFKKSAYPARRFFLLAPFAATLVIIPLSIFGPEWGLINPGEGVAEITRKDKIYDLYERSPFEYLFTQFRVIFTYIRLLFLPVNQIVVYDFKPSLSFFDFRVILSLLLLLSIAGFALYMWRKADSKSPEQSAEYKLVSLGILWFFVALSVESSFIPIKDIIFEHRIYLPSVGFFAAVSVLIIRLAKKFLPEPFSPAKFTAIVMVIVIPLSVGTYLRNRVWTNEVMFWDDVVKKSPDKAMGYNNRGNAYGKIGRYDLALPDIEKTISYFPTDPNAKLSWEQADFTPNNMAKTFMNRGQIYYSLGDTVRGEADFDMAKQILMGVTLNVEEILKKGDMFTKHKDYRSALEEYNKILAVFPDNVSALNDRGNAYSQSGRYKEAIADFDRAIELNPDFAMAYHNRGIAFIWLGDKTKALKDFRIGCARGFQPACASISVVENGGHKQGGN
- a CDS encoding glycosyltransferase family 9 protein, translated to MAKVLIIKLGYSETIDIEISRSTSLGDVLRTTVILYPFAKDHVTWLVDEAAYPLLEGNPYIKRILIYDLTTVLQLQREKFDTVINLEKVPGLCALADSITAWRRYGFRFDENKGEAEAYDRCECIFSMCKDASLKRAHKESWQEFLLQVIGAKWEGQEYILGYQPKSKETYDVGLNWAVGTKWPNKAWPREYWERLKALLEGKYSYSMQQGLENLSQYMDWINSCRLLVTNDSLGLHIALALRKKVVVLYGPTNPNETYFYGRGEVVYPQVDYSCIPCLSSKCTQEKTCMEFIQPEEVKKRVDKLLTC